One genomic region from Drosophila subpulchrella strain 33 F10 #4 breed RU33 chromosome 2R, RU_Dsub_v1.1 Primary Assembly, whole genome shotgun sequence encodes:
- the LOC119550216 gene encoding proton-coupled amino acid transporter-like protein pathetic, which produces MADNKGFTPDGQTNLPSAPPAAENPPSYTNATLSDFNSKSNLTDKNQLSLSEDPYHPFENRDPNGASAGGALAHLLKSSLGTGILAMPMAFHNAGLAFGMAMTLIVGFLCTHCVHILVKTSHNICRDAKVSALGFAETAEKVFEYGPKGMRPYSNVAKQFVDIGLMATYYAAACVYIVFIATSFHDVINYDCGINWDVRIYIALTVIPCLFIGQLRELKWLVPFSMMANIFIVVTFAITLYYMFDEPLVYSDKPLIAKAANIPLFFATVIFAMEGIGVVMPVENSMKKPQHFLGCPGVLNTAMITVVSLYAIIGFFGYVRFGDQVRGSITLNLPEGAWLGDTAKLLMAVAILFTFGLQFYVPNEILWRKIGHKFSPEKHNITQILLRSGIILLSGGVAAAIPNLEPFISLVGAVFFSLLGIFVPSFVETVYLWPDRLGVCKWKLVKNIFLGVFSILALVAGAVASINEIIEMYSGDD; this is translated from the exons ATGGCAGATAATAAAGGATTTACCCCAGATGGGCAGACAAACCTGCCATCGGCGCCACCAGCAGCCGAGAACCCGCCCTCGTACACCAACGCCACGCTGAGCGACTTCAACTCGAA ATCCAACTTGACAGACAAGAACCAGCTGTCGCTGTCGGAGGATCCTTACCATCCCTTCGAGAACCGCGATCCCAATGGAGCCAGTGCCGGAGGCGCCTTGGCGCACTTACTTAAGAGTTCCCTGGGAACGGGAATTTTGGCTATGCCCATGGCGTTTCACAATGCCGGGTTGGCTTTTGGAATGGCCATGACGCTGATCGTCGGATTCCTCTGCACCCACTGCGTACATATTTTG GTTAAAACTTCGCATAACATTTGCCGGGATGCCAAAGTTTCAGCTCTGGGATTTGCTGAAACGGCAGAGAAGGTCTTTGAGTACGGGCCAAAGGGGATGCGTCCCTACTCCAATGTTGCCAA ACAATTCGTGGATATCGGTCTGATGGCCACGTACTATGCGGCGGCATGTGTGTATATCGTATTTATTGCAACATCTTTCCACGATGTTATTAACTACGACTGCGGCATCAACTGGGATGTGCGCATTTACATAGCCCTAACCGTGATTCCCTGCCTGTTCATCGGTCAGCTCAGGGAACTCAAATGGCTGGTGCCGTTCTCGATGATGGCAAACATCTTTATTGTTGTGACATTCGCGATCACGCTGTACTACATGTTCGATGAGCCGCTGGTCTACTCCGACAAGCCCCTGATCGCCAAGGCTGCCAACATTCCGCTCTTCTTTGCCACCGTGATATTCGCCATGGAGGGAATAGGTGTTGTGATGCCCGTGGAGAACTCGATGAAGAAGCCTCAGCACTTCCTGGGATGTCCTGGTGTTCTTAACACGGCTATGATCACTGTCGTCTCACTCTATGCCATCATCGGATTCTTCGGATACGTGAGATTCGGCGATCAGGTGCGAGGCAGCATCACGCTTAATCTGCCGGAAGGAGCCTGGTTGGGAGATACAGCGAAGCTCCTGATGGCCGTGGCCATCCTCTTCACCTTTGGCCTGCAGTTCTATGTACCCAATGAGATCCTCTGGCGTAAGATCGGTCACAAGTTCAGTCCCGAAAAGCACAACATTACGCAGATCCTGCTGCGCAGTGGCATTATCCTGCTGAGCGGTGGTGTGGCTGCTGCTATCCCCAATCTGGAACCCTTCATCAGTCTGGTCGGTGCAGTGTTCTTCTCTCTGCTGGGCATCTTCGTGCCCAGTTTCGTGGAGACCGTTTACCTGTGGCCAGATCGTCTAGGTGTTTGCAAGTGGAAGCTGGTCAAGAACATCTTCCTGGGGGTGTTCTCCATCCTTGCTCTGGTTGCCGGTGCCGTCGCCAGTATCAACGAGATCATCGAAATGTACAGCGGCGACGATTAA
- the LOC119550212 gene encoding chromatin-remodeling complex ATPase chain Iswi, whose product MSKAETAAVEATEDNSNETTSDAATSSSGEKEAEFDNKIEADRSRRFDFLLKQTEIFTHFMTNSAKSPTKPKGRPKKIKDKEKEKDTADHRHRKTEQEEDEELLAEDSATKEIFRFDTSPNYIKGGEMRDYQIRGLNWMISLYENGINGILADEMGLGKTLQTISLLGYLKHFKNQAGPHIVIVPKSTLQNWVNEFKKWCPSLRAVCLIGDQDTRNTFIRDVLMPGEWDVCVTSYEMCIREKSVFKKFNWRYLVIDEAHRIKNEKSKLSEILREFKTANRLLITGTPLQNNLHELWALLNFLLPDVFNSSEDFDEWFNTNTCLGDDALITRLHAVLKPFLLRRLKAEVEKRLKPKKEMKIFVGLSKMQRDWYTKVLLKDIDVVNGAGKLEKMRLQNILMQLRKCTNHPYLFDGAEPGPPYTTDTHLVYNSGKMAILDKLLPKLQEQGSRVLIFSQMTRMLDILEDYCHWRNYNYCRLDGQTPHEDRNRQIQEFNMDNSPKFLFMLSTRAGGLGINLATADVVIIYDSDWNPQMDLQAMDRAHRIGQKKQVRVFRLITESTVEEKIVERAEVKLRLDKMVIQGGRLVDNRSNQLNKDEMLNIIRFGANQVFSSKETDITDEDIDVILERGEAKTAEQKAALDSLGESSLRTFTMDTNGEAGTSSVYQFEGEDWREKQKLNALGNWIEPPKRERKANYAVDAYFREALRVSEPKAPKAPRPPKQPIVQDFQFFPPRLFELLDQEIYYFRKTVGYKVPKNTELGSEATKVQREEQRKIDEAEPLTDEEIQEKENLLSHGFTAWTKRDFNQFIKANEKYGRDDIDNIAKDVEGKTPEEVIEYNAVFWERCTELQDIERIMGQIERGEGKIQRRLSIKKALDQKMSRYRAPFHQLRLQYGNNKGKNYTEIEDRFLVCMLHKLGFDKENVYEELRAAIRASPQFRFDWFIKSRTALELQRRCNTLITLIERENIELEEKERAEKKKKAPKGSVSAGSGSASSNTPAPAPQPKANQKRKSEVVATSSNSKKKKK is encoded by the exons ATGTCTAAAGCAGAAACAGCCGCCGTGGAGGCAACCGAGGACAACTCG AACGAGACAACCTCGGATGCGGCCACCAGCTCATCCGGCGAAAAGGAGGCCGAGTTCGACAACAAAATCGAGGCGGATCGCAGTAGGCGCTTTGATTTCCTGCTGAAGCAGACGGAGATCTTCACCCACTTCATGACCAACAGTGCCAAGAGTCCCACAAAGCCCAAGGGCAGGCCTAAGAAGATCAAGGATAAGGAAAAAGAGAAGGACACGGCCGA cCATCGCCATCGAAAAACGGAGCAGGAAGAGGATGAGGAGCTGCTGGCGGAGGACTCAGCCACCAAGGAGATTTTCCGCTTCGATACCTCACCCAACTACATCAAAGGCGGGGAAATGCGTGACTATCAGATCCGCGGACTCAACTGGATGATTTCTCTGTACGAGAATGGTATCAACGGAATATTGGCCGATGAAATGGGTCTCGGAAAAACTCTCCAAACCATATCCCTGCTGGGTTATCTCAAGCATTTCAA AAACCAAGCTGGACCCCACATCGTAATTGTGCCAAAGTCCACGTTGCAGAATTGGGTAAATGAGTTCAAGAAGTGGTGTCCTTCCCTCAGGGCTGTCTGCCTGATTGGAGACCAGGACACGAGAAACACCTTTATTCGGGATGTGCTCATGCCGGGCGAGTGGGATGTTTGCGTGACCTCCTACGAGATGTGTATCCGCGAGAAGTCCGTTTTTAAGAAGTTTAACTGGCGCTATTTGGTCATTGACGAAGCACATCGTATTAAAAACGAAAAATCCAAGCTTTCGGAAATCTTGAGAGAGTTTAAGACCGCAAATCGCCTCCTCATCACGGGTACTCCGCTGCAGAACAATCTTCACGAGCTGTGGGCCCTGCTTAATTTCCTGCTGCCCGATGTTTTCAACTCGTCGGAGGACTTCGACGAGTGGTTCAACACAAACACTTGTCTGGGTGACGATGCGTTGATTACGCGTTTGCACGCCGTTCTAAAGCCTTTCCTGCTTCGTCGTCTTAAGGCCGAAGTGGAGAAACGCCTGAAGCCTAAAAAGGAGATGAAAATATTTGTCGGTCTGTCCAAGATGCAACGCGACTGGTACACCAAGGTACTACTCAAAGACATCGACGTGGTAAACGGCGCCGGCAAGTTGGAAAAGATGCGACTGCAGAACATCCTTATGCAGTTGCGCAAGTGCACCAATCACCCATATCTGTTTGATGGCGCCGAGCCTGGTCCACCGTACACCACTGACACCCATTTGGTGTACAATTCCGGTAAGATGGCCATTCTCGACAAGCTACTGCCAAAACTGCAGGAGCAGGGATCGCGAGTGCTGATTTTCTCTCAAATGACGAGAATGTTGGATATACTGGAGGACTACTGCCATTGGCGCAACTACAACTACTGTCGCTTGGATGGTCAGACACCGCACGAAGATCGTAACCGGCAGATCCAGGAGTTTAACATGGACAACAGCCCAAAGTTCCTCTTCATGTTGTCGACTCGAGCCGGTGGCTTGGGTATTAATTTGGCAACGGCTGATGTGGTCATCATCTATGACTCTGACTGGAATCCTCAGATGGATTTGCAGGCTATGGATCGTGCTcatcgtattggtcaaaagaaGCAAGTGCGAGTATTCCGCCTGATTACCGAAAGCACAGTAGAGGAGAAGATCGTGGAGAGGGCCGAAGTAAAGTTGCGCCTTGACAAGATGGTCATCCAGGGTGGTAGATTGGTTGACAACCGTTCTAATCAACTGAACAAGGATGAAATGCTTAACATTATCCGTTTCGGAGCCAATCAAGTGTTCAGCTCAAAGGAGACTGACATTACAGACGAAGACATTGACGTTATTTTGGAGCGCGGCGAGGCCAAGACAGCCGAACAAAAGGCAGCATTGGACAGTCTGGGTGAGAGTTCTCTGCGCACCTTCACCATGGACACAAATGGCGAGGCAGGCACATCATCAGTCTACCAATTTGAGGGCGAGGATTGGCGTGAGAAGCAAAAGCTCAATGCCTTAGGCAACTGGATTGAACCGCCGAAGCGAGAGCGCAAGGCGAACTATGCCGTGGATGCCTATTTTCGGGAGGCTCTCCGCGTTTCTGAACCCAAGGCGCCGAAGGCACCACGCCCACCCAAGCAGCCCATCGTGCAGGACTTTCAATTTTTCCCACCTCGTCTTTTCGAGCTCCTTGACCAGGAGATCTACTACTTCCGTAAGACCGTGGGTTACAAGGTGCCCAAAAACACTGAGTTGGGATCGGAGGCCACGAAGGTTCAGCGAGAGGAGCAGCGCAAGATCGACGAGGCTGAGCCGCTAACTGATGAAGAGATCCAGGAGAAGGAGAACCTGCTCTCACATGGCTTTACTGCCTGGACCAAGCGCGACTTTAATCAGTTCATTAAGGCCAACGAGAAGTATGGTCGGGATGACATCGACAACATTGCAAAGGACGTGGAAGGCAAGACGCCGGAGGAGGTTATCGAATATAATGCGGTGTTCTGGGAGCGTTGCACTGAGTTGCAGGATATTGAGCGAATTATGGGACAAATTGAGCGTGGAGAGGGAAAGATACAGCGACGTTTGTCTATTAAGAAGGCGCTGGATCAAAag ATGTCCCGCTATCGTGCTCCCTTCCATCAGTTGCGTCTTCAATATGGCAATAATAAGGGCAAGAATTACACTGAAATAGAGGATCGTTTTCTGGTTTGCATGTTGCATAAGTTGGGCTTCGACAAGGAGAACGTGTACGAGGAGCTGCGAGCGGCCATAAG AGCTTCCCCTCAGTTCCGTTTCGACTGGTTTATTAAGTCTCGCACAGCTCTAGAGCTGCAGCGTCGTTGCAACACACTTATTACCCTCATCGAACGCGAGAACATCGAGCTAGAGGAGAAGGAACGCGCCGAGAAGAAGAAAAAGGCTCCCAAGGGCAGCGTGTCCGCTGGAAGTGGTAGTGCCAGCTCCAACACTCCAGCCCCGGCGCCGCAACCGAAGGCTAATCAGAAGCGTAAGAGTGAGGTGGTGGCTACCAGTTCCAACTcgaaaaagaagaagaagtaG
- the LOC119550223 gene encoding bolA-like protein 2 gives MSKYNSKYLEEKLKRELQAEYVSVTDESDGCGGKFSAVIVTPAFNGKTLLQKHRLVNSTLAEELKEIHAFSQKSYTPEEWEKVKAQ, from the coding sequence ATGAGTAAATACAACTCAAAGTACCTCGAGGAGAAGCTCAAGAGGGAACTGCAGGCGGAGTACGTGAGTGTAACGGACGAATCGGACGGCTGTGGCGGCAAATTCAGCGCCGTAATCGTGACTCCAGCCTTCAACGGCAAGACCCTGCTGCAAAAACATAGATTAGTGAACTCGACGCTGGCCGAAGAACTGAAAGAAATCCATGCATTCTCCCAAAAATCGTACACGCCCGAAGAGTGGGAGAAAGTGAAAGCCCAATAG
- the LOC119550217 gene encoding mevalonate kinase, with the protein MLKFQVHSPGKVILHGEHAVVYHRPALAAVVGLGTTLRFRQLEASHVASFQLEALNCTLEIQLTEFNTFLSEFRSKYPSDSTAKLLEAVRAEVSKQLERSGGSTTKQHTQRAFVSIYYLLAGAVLSAPGDPNLTLQTGFQVQVDSQLNVGAGLGSSASFGAALATTFLILAGHFDRDSYLTEENQALISSWAFESERVNHGTPSGLDNTVCTYGGMLRYVKGQGFQSLKIQKPLNILLVDSRVSRSTADIVAKVRHLGEAFPQLIEAIWQACEELVTTAVPLYESFGNAQDDSAKFEQLERLFQINNDLLKAIGVSHPKLEQIFTIAFKRGFFSKLTGAGAGGYVIVLLPENYECNEVYWKLKEELESAGFGVHVTTAGGEGLRVSPLDD; encoded by the coding sequence ATGCTTAAGTTCCAGGTCCATTCTCCGGGCAAGGTCATCCTCCATGGCGAACACGCAGTTGTCTATCATCGTCCCGCCCTCGCCGCCGTAGTGGGTTTGGGCACTACCCTGAGATTCCGCCAGTTGGAGGCTAGCCATGTGGCAAGTTTCCAGCTGGAGGCACTCAATTGCACCTTGGAGATTCAGTTGACCGAGTTTAACACCTTCCTGTCTGAATTTAGGAGTAAATACCCCTCAGACAGCACAGCCAAACTTCTGGAGGCCGTCCGTGCAGAGGTTTCCAAACAGCTGGAGCGATCCGGAGGCAGTACGACCAAGCAGCACACCCAGAGGGCCTTTGTCTCCATCTACTATTTGCTGGCCGGCGCTGTACTCTCCGCACCCGGCGATCCAAATCTGACACTGCAAACCGGTTTCCAGGTGCAGGTAGACAGCCAGTTGAACGTGGGCGCGGGTTTGGGCAGTTCCGCCTCTTTTGGCGCCGCTTTGGCCACGACTTTTCTCATTTTGGCCGGGCACTTCGACAGAGACAGCTACTTGACAGAGGAAAACCAGGCTTTGATCTCCAGCTGGGCCTTTGAATCGGAGCGAGTTAACCATGGGACACCTTCGGGTCTGGACAACACAGTGTGCACGTATGGTGGAATGTTGCGGTATGTCAAGGGCCAGGGCTTTCAGTCGCTGAAGATCCAGAAACCTCTAAACATCCTGCTGGTGGACAGTCGAGTGAGTCGCAGTACCGCGGATATAGTGGCCAAGGTCCGTCACTTGGGCGAGGCCTTCCCACAGCTCATCGAGGCCATTTGGCAGGCCTGCGAGGAGTTGGTCACTACCGCCGTTCCGCTCTACGAGAGCTTTGGCAACGCACAGGATGACAGCGCCAAGTTCGAGCAATTGGAGCGCCTATTCCAGATTAACAATGATCTGCTAAAGGCCATTGGAGTATCGCACCCGAAGTTGGAGCAGATCTTTACCATCGCCTTTAAGCGGGGTTTCTTCTCAAAGCTGACGGGCGCCGGTGCTGGTGGCTATGTGATAGTCCTGCTGCCTGAAAACTACGAGTGCAATGAGGTCTATTGGAAGCTCAAGGAGGAACTTGAATCGGCGGGCTTTGGGGTCCATGTGACGACTGCCGGAGGCGAGGGACTGCGCGTTTCCCCACTGGATGACTGA
- the LOC119550222 gene encoding transcription elongation factor SPT4: MAFDAIPKDLRGLRACLVCSLVKSFDQFETDGCENCEEFLRMKNNKDNVYDHTSNNFDGIIALTTPTDSWVAKWQRLARFTRGIYAISVSGTLPQSTLRDMKNRGIVYKTRDRSQR, encoded by the exons ATGGCCTTTGATGCAATTCCCAAGGATCTGAGAGGACTGCGCGCCTGCCTCGTTTGCTCGCTGGTGAAA AGTTTTGATCAATTTGAGACTGATGGCTGCGAAAACTGCGAGGAGTTCCTGCGCATGAAGAACAACAAGGATAATGTGTACGATCATACGAGCAACAACTTTGACGGAATTATTGCCCTGACCACGCCCACCGACTCCTGGGTGGCCAAGTGGCAGCGACTGG CTCGGTTCACCCGTGGCATCTACGCCATTTCTGTTTCCGGAACTCTGCCCCAGTCCACATTGCGAGACATGAAGAACCGTGGAATCGTCTACAAAACCAGAGATAGAAGCCAGCGCTAA
- the LOC119549483 gene encoding LOW QUALITY PROTEIN: uncharacterized protein LOC119549483 (The sequence of the model RefSeq protein was modified relative to this genomic sequence to represent the inferred CDS: inserted 1 base in 1 codon), with product MGVRSFSIGYSYKIRKSECIANEAYFSNVSCVLKPISWTRSVMNMDCDIKDILTDIKMTVEVFYKDSSNLYKPFAVKFSFDVCQLLKNKTKRFLLEKYAMNHLEKWTNVNHSCPFTVSFNNLLLKSYXLLILQGHLFARDFHLDEVSLPTLPFQNYKIVFNFSGDKPSKHLGLVFIYFEVLEDYYKNRPRPK from the exons ATGGGTGTACGC TCCTTTTCCATTGGATACTCTTACAAAATAAGGAAGAGTGAGTGCATAGCTAATGAGGCCTATTTCAGCAATGTTTCTTGTGTTTTAAAGCCAATAAGCTGGACTCGATCGGTAATGAACATGGATTGTGACATTAAAGACATCTTAACTGATATCAAA ATGACAGTAGAAGTCTTCTATAAAGATTCTTCAAATCTTTATAAACCCTTTGCCGTCAAATTTAGCTTTGATGTTTGccaacttttaaaaaataaaacaaaacgaTTTTTGCTGGAAAAATACGCTATGAATCATTTAGAGAAATGGACTAATGTGAATCACAGTTGCCCCTTCACGGTAAGTTTTAACAACTTACTACTTAAATCAT AACTTCTTATTTTACAGGGCCATTTGTTTGCACGCGATTTCCATTTGGATGAGGTGTCTTTGCCGACTCTTCCTTTCCAGAAttacaaaattgtttttaatttttcaggTGACAAGCCATCGAAACACTTGGGattggtttttatttacttcGAAGTGCTGGAGGATTATTACAAGAACAGACCACGTCCAAAGTAA
- the LOC119549084 gene encoding muskelin, giving the protein MSSSSTSSPTDNSSHGSVALSSALNPSLNPVSGTNTSSQKPFSLSERLNFEIYRYSSYSPNYLPENVLVDCPNDQTSRWSAYTNSPPQFLTLKLRRPAIVKKIKFGKFEKSHVCNIKKFRVYGGLEDEHMVLLLEGGLKNDNVPEVFNLRCLTEDGSENLPILYLKIVPLLSWGPSFNFSIWYVELHGQDDPMYTSARMKNYNALRELEIIKLCLKHFRQQGYMSAFGALQEQTNVQLEHPLISELHKCLVLQGDFEKAERFIVECIEEGLMDEYLNKQDYKHSWHMKLTESDMKPGNRGGHQLVVDAKKRLIYLYGGWDGYQDLSDLWVFNIDNDQWSLLCERSEIFNGPTPRSCHKMVFDPISENVFMLGRYLDNSIRTSDYIKSDFYLYDTRAGNWMQICDDTSQVGGPQLVYDHQMCMDADKRTIYVFGGKILTPRSVNATGAIEPEYSGLFSYHIATNTWAQILVDCHHASASLADVMSIKSRITHCMVFHNKHRKLYIYGGQRGKEDLDEFLSYDVDTQAISVLNKEHPHHGTTAGNEAKFEPSSGYTLRATIDCERDEIYIFSSLSKVKDRRDIQHIDASNSFWVYSLRNHKWSRIYYCRHSGQDANSINKMNILGASKGDGSIEPCPRYAHQLVYDDLANTHYLFGGNPGICQQQQLRLDDFWLLRLEKPKRDEILKHCRFLVRKMRYEEMTRQDPFKAMQYLRHHIAAVIDHSDAEQLNNFHKLASLLFKNHDSSIERECTTPALCADAEDLETDPDVSTKIKDEVADGPATENISLESNESLISSGISETASSPSSSSCTKRARTECTPELKNKRAFLFNKLVQLMPPSMVQPERNLSDFVVI; this is encoded by the exons ATGTCCTCCTCCTCGACGTCCAGTCCCACGGACAACAGCTCGCACGGATCGGTGGCGCTGTCCTCGGCCCTAAATCCCTCATTGAACCCGGTCTCCGGAACGAATACCAGTAGCCAAAAGCCATTTTCCCTCTCCGAGCGGCTGAACTTTGAGATCTACCGTTACTCCAGCTATTCGCCCAACTATCTGCCCGA AAACGTCCTGGTGGACTGTCCCAACGATCAAACTTCCAGGTGGTCAGCCTACACAAACAGCCCTCCGCAATTTCTCACCTTGAAGCTGCGCCGTCCCGCCATTGTGAAGAAAATCAAGTTTGGCAAGTTCGAGAAGTCGCATGTGTGCAACATTAAGAAGTTCCGCGTTTACGGGGGCTTGGAAGATGAGCACATGGTCCTGCTGCTTGAAGG AGGCCTGAAAAACGACAACGTACCGGAAGTATTCAACCTGCGCTGCCTCACCGAAGACGGTTCGGAGAACCTGCCCATACTGTACCTCAAGATCGTGCCCCTGCTCTCCTGGGGTCCGTCGTTCAACTTCAGCATCTGGTACGTCGAGCTGCACGGCCAGGACGACCCCATGTACACCAGTGCTCGCATGAAGAACTACAACGCGCTGCGCGAGTTGGAGATCATTAAGTTGTGTCTCAAGCACTTCCGTCAGCAGGGCTACATGAGTGCCTTCGGGGCACTCCAGGAGCAGACGAATGTGCAACTGGAGCACCCGCTGATCAGCGAACTCCACAAGTGTCTG GTTTTGCAGGGAGACTTTGAGAAGGCTGAGCGCTTTATAGTCGAGTGCATTGAAGAAGGTCTAATGGACGAATATTTGAACAAACAGGACTACAAGCACAGTTGGCATATGAAGCTTACCGAAAGCGACATGAAGCCTG GCAACCGCGGAGGTCATCAGCTGGTGGTGGATGCCAAAAAGAGACTAATATATCTCTACGGTGGCTGGGATGGTTACCAGGATTTGAGTGACCTTTGGGTGTTTAATATCGATAATGATCAGTGGTCCCTTCTGTGCGAGAGGTCAGAGATTTTCAATGGACCCACGCCGCGATCCTGCCACAAAATGGTTTTTGACCCCATCAGCGAAAATGTGTTCATGCTTGGTCGTTACCTGGACAACTCTATTCGAACTTCGGATTATATTAAGAGCGACTTTTACCTGTATGACACGAGAGCTGGGAACTGGATGCAGATCTGCGATGACACCAGTCAAGTCGGAGGTCCACAGCTTGTCTACGATCACCAGATGTGCATGGATGCCGATAAGAGGACAATTTACGTTTTCGGAGGCAAAATACTCACACCTCGCAGTGTCAATGCTACGGGAGCAATAGAACCAGAGTATTCAGGACTGTTTTCCTATCACATAGCCACAAACACCTGGGCACAGATACTGGTGGACTGTCACCACGCCAGCGCATCCCTGGCAGATGTGATGTCCATCAAGTCCAGGATCACTCATTGCATGGTTTTCCATAAT AAACATCGAAAACTCTACATTTATGGCGGTCAACGAGGCAAGGAGGATTTGGACGAGTTCCTCAGCTACGACGTAGACACCCAGGCCATATCCGTGCTCAACAAGGAGCACCCTCATCACGGAACCACCGCTGGCAACGAAGCCAAATTTGAGCCGTCTTCAGGCTATACATTGCGTGCGACTATCGATTGTGAACGCGATGAGATTTACATATTTTCT AGCCTGAGTAAGGTTAAGGATCGTCGCGATATCCAGCATATTGATGCATCGAACTCATTTTGGGTCTATTCCCTGCGCAATCACAAGTGGTCAAGGATATATTACTGTCGCCACAGTGGACAGGATGCGAACTCCATCAACAAGATGAACATTTTGGGCGCCAGCAAAGGGGATGGGTCCATAGAACCTTGTCCCCGTTATGCCCACCAGTTGGTGTACGATGATTTGGCTAATACCCATTATTTGTTTGGAGGAAATCCTGGCAtctgccagcagcagcaactgagACTTGATGATTTCTGGCTGCTGCGCTTGGAAAA ACCAAAACGAGACGAGATCCTAAAGCATTGTCGGTTTTTGGTTCGAAAGATGCGCTACGAGGAGATGACGCGCCAGGATCCCTTTAAGGCAATGCAGTATTTGCGGCATCATATAGCCGCTGTGATTGATCATAGCGATGCAGAACAGTTAAATAAT TTCCACAAACTTGCTTCGTTGCTCTTTAAAAACCATGATAGTAGCATCGAAAGAGAGTGTACCACACCAGCGCTGTGTGCTGATGCTGAAGATCTTGAAACGGATCCTGATGTGTCAACCAAAATCAAAG aTGAAGTGGCCGATGGCCCCGCCACCGAGAATATTTCATTGGAATCGAACGAAAGTCTGATCTCGTCCGGCATCTCTGAGACCGCCTCCAGTCCCAGCTCATCGTCATGCACTAAAAGAGCGCGCACGGAGTGCACTCCCGAGCTAAAGAACAAACGAGCTTTCCTGTTTAACAAACTGGTTCAACTGATGCCACCGAGCATGGTCCAACCGGAGCGCAACCTCAGCGACTTCGTGGTCATATAA